The following proteins come from a genomic window of Nocardiopsis sp. YSL2:
- a CDS encoding tyrosine recombinase XerC translates to MLDRFAAHLSGELGRSPHTVRAYLADLRSLRAFLAQGGPAPGAPPDGEAGRARDGHAEGGGGGGGSAPETPDGSGGRGYGFEDLDVLLVRGWLARSRDEGISRASLSRRVAAVRAFTRFLHREGVLETDPGPRLVAPAQQRGLPTVLDEEQAASALARGPAETPVDLRRRAVVELLYATGVRVAELCALDLEDVDRARDTVRVLGKGAKERTVPVGTPALDALDAWLVGGRPELATRASGAALLLGARGGRLGVRQAREDVHAFLRAAGVDSAPHGLRHSAATHLLNGGADLRSVQEFLGHASPRSTQIYTHVSVERLRDTYRQAHPRA, encoded by the coding sequence GTGCTCGACCGCTTCGCCGCCCACCTGTCGGGGGAACTCGGCCGCTCACCGCACACCGTGCGCGCCTACCTCGCCGACCTGCGCTCACTGCGCGCGTTCCTGGCCCAGGGCGGCCCCGCGCCGGGGGCACCGCCGGACGGAGAGGCCGGACGCGCCCGGGACGGGCACGCCGAGGGCGGGGGAGGCGGGGGCGGGTCGGCCCCGGAGACCCCGGACGGGTCCGGCGGTCGGGGGTACGGGTTCGAGGACCTGGACGTCCTCCTGGTGCGCGGTTGGCTGGCCCGCTCCCGCGACGAGGGGATCAGTCGCGCGAGCCTGTCCCGCCGGGTGGCGGCCGTGCGGGCGTTCACGCGGTTCCTGCACCGCGAAGGCGTGCTGGAGACCGATCCCGGGCCCCGTCTGGTCGCGCCCGCCCAGCAGCGCGGGCTGCCGACCGTCCTCGACGAGGAGCAGGCCGCCTCGGCGCTCGCGCGGGGACCGGCCGAGACTCCCGTGGACCTGCGGCGCCGCGCGGTGGTCGAACTGCTCTACGCCACCGGTGTACGCGTGGCCGAGCTGTGCGCCCTGGACCTGGAGGACGTGGACCGTGCCCGCGACACCGTGCGGGTCCTGGGCAAGGGTGCCAAGGAACGCACCGTCCCCGTGGGCACGCCCGCCCTGGACGCCCTCGACGCCTGGCTGGTCGGCGGACGCCCGGAGCTCGCGACCCGCGCCAGCGGGGCCGCCCTGCTCCTGGGCGCCCGGGGCGGCCGTCTGGGCGTACGCCAGGCGCGGGAGGACGTGCACGCGTTCCTGCGCGCGGCCGGGGTGGACAGCGCTCCGCACGGACTTCGGCACAGCGCCGCCACCCATCTGCTCAACGGTGGCGCGGACCTGCGCAGCGTGCAGGAGTTCCTCGGCCACGCCAGTCCGCGCAGCACACAGATCTATACCCACGTCTCCGTGGAGCGTCTGCGTGACACCTACCGCCAGGCCCACCCCCGCGCGTGA
- the trmD gene encoding tRNA (guanosine(37)-N1)-methyltransferase TrmD: MRIDIISIFPDYFAPLDLSLIGKARAAGRLDVRVHDLRSWTHDRHNTVDDTPYGGGPGMVMKPEPWGEALDEVVGGEPARLILPTPSGRTFRQADAERLAAEPRLVFGCGRYEGIDSRVAVDAARHMPVEEVSIGDYVLNGGESATLVMVEAITRLLPGVLGNKESAVQDSFASGGMEHLVEGPVFTKPATWRGQEVPPVLLSGNHGAVDRWRRDQALRKTARNRPDLVAATPDEAWDRRDREVLAEQPVRDADEHVAN, encoded by the coding sequence GTGCGCATCGACATCATCAGCATCTTCCCCGACTACTTCGCGCCGCTGGACCTGTCGCTGATCGGCAAGGCGCGCGCGGCCGGACGGCTCGACGTGCGCGTCCACGACCTGCGCTCGTGGACGCACGACCGGCACAACACCGTCGACGACACCCCCTACGGCGGTGGGCCCGGCATGGTGATGAAGCCCGAGCCGTGGGGCGAGGCCCTCGACGAGGTCGTCGGCGGGGAGCCCGCACGGCTGATCCTGCCCACGCCCAGCGGTCGCACGTTCCGGCAGGCCGACGCCGAGCGCCTGGCCGCCGAGCCCCGGCTGGTCTTCGGATGCGGGCGCTACGAGGGCATCGACTCGCGTGTCGCGGTGGACGCCGCCCGGCACATGCCGGTCGAGGAGGTCAGCATCGGCGACTACGTGCTCAACGGGGGCGAGTCGGCCACCCTGGTGATGGTGGAGGCGATCACACGTCTGCTGCCCGGGGTGCTGGGCAACAAGGAGTCCGCGGTCCAGGACTCGTTCGCCTCCGGTGGTATGGAACACCTGGTCGAGGGGCCGGTGTTCACCAAGCCGGCGACCTGGCGCGGCCAGGAGGTACCGCCGGTCCTGCTGTCCGGCAACCACGGCGCGGTCGACCGCTGGCGGCGCGACCAGGCGCTGCGCAAGACCGCCCGCAACCGGCCCGACCTGGTCGCGGCCACCCCGGACGAGGCATGGGACCGGCGGGACCGGGAGGTCCTCGCCGAGCAGCCCGTTCGGGACGCCGACGAACATGTGGCAAACTAG
- the ffh gene encoding signal recognition particle protein, translating into MFETLSDRLTSVFSSLRGKGRLSEEDINATAREIRLALLEADVALPVVREFISRVKERARGEEVSKALNPAQQVIKIVNEELVEILGGETRQIRYAKNPPTVIMLAGLQGAGKTTLAGKLAKWLGDQRNTPLLVAADLQRPNAVTQLQVVGERAGTPVFAPEPGNGVGDPVAVARESVEHAQRNNHNIVIIDTAGRLGVDTEMMQQAADIRDAVSPDEILFVVDAMIGQDAVNTAQAFLDGVGYDAVALTKLDGDARGGAALSIRHITGRPIMFASTGEKLEDFDLFHPDRMASRILDMGDVLTLIEQAQRTFDEAEVEKMASTIASDDDFTLDDFLEQMSMVRKLGPIGNLLGMMPGMGQMREQIDNIDDKDLDRIQAIIRSMTPGERSNPKMINGSRRLRIANGSGTQVSDVNGLVTRFFEAQKMMRKMKNGGMPGMPGMPGMGGGNKKKAKAQAKKAKKGKQRSGNPMKARQQEAERAAERQRRQEEGGQQMPQLPPGLGGAGQSQLPPGLGGPAMPDLSDFKFPKK; encoded by the coding sequence GTGTTCGAGACGCTTTCCGACCGGCTGACATCGGTCTTCTCCTCGCTGCGCGGCAAGGGGCGGCTGTCCGAGGAGGACATCAACGCGACCGCTCGCGAGATTCGCCTCGCGCTGCTGGAGGCGGACGTCGCGCTGCCGGTGGTCCGCGAGTTCATCTCGCGGGTCAAGGAGCGCGCCCGCGGCGAAGAGGTCTCCAAGGCCCTGAACCCGGCACAGCAGGTCATCAAGATCGTCAACGAGGAACTGGTCGAGATCCTCGGTGGCGAGACCCGGCAGATCCGGTACGCCAAGAACCCGCCCACCGTGATCATGCTCGCGGGCCTGCAGGGCGCCGGTAAGACCACCCTGGCGGGCAAGCTCGCCAAGTGGCTCGGCGACCAGCGCAACACGCCCCTGCTGGTGGCCGCGGACCTGCAGCGCCCCAACGCCGTCACGCAGCTCCAGGTGGTCGGCGAGCGCGCGGGGACCCCGGTGTTCGCGCCCGAGCCCGGCAACGGCGTGGGCGACCCCGTCGCGGTCGCGCGCGAGTCGGTGGAGCACGCGCAGCGCAACAACCACAACATCGTCATCATCGACACCGCCGGCCGTCTCGGTGTGGACACCGAGATGATGCAGCAGGCGGCGGACATCCGCGACGCCGTCTCCCCCGACGAGATCCTCTTCGTCGTCGACGCCATGATCGGTCAGGACGCGGTCAACACCGCCCAGGCCTTCCTGGACGGGGTCGGCTACGACGCGGTCGCGCTCACCAAGCTCGACGGCGACGCCCGCGGTGGTGCCGCGCTGTCCATCCGGCACATCACCGGGCGACCGATCATGTTCGCCTCCACCGGCGAGAAGCTCGAGGACTTCGACCTCTTCCACCCGGACCGGATGGCCTCGCGCATCCTGGACATGGGTGACGTCCTCACGCTCATCGAACAGGCCCAGCGCACGTTCGACGAGGCCGAGGTCGAGAAGATGGCCTCGACCATCGCCTCGGACGACGACTTCACGCTCGACGACTTCCTCGAGCAGATGTCGATGGTCCGCAAGCTCGGCCCGATCGGGAACCTGCTGGGCATGATGCCCGGCATGGGCCAGATGCGCGAGCAGATCGACAACATCGACGACAAGGACCTGGACCGCATCCAGGCCATCATCCGGTCGATGACCCCCGGCGAGCGCTCGAACCCCAAGATGATCAACGGCTCGCGCCGACTGCGCATCGCCAACGGTTCGGGCACGCAGGTCAGCGACGTCAACGGCCTGGTCACCCGCTTCTTCGAGGCGCAGAAGATGATGCGCAAGATGAAGAACGGCGGGATGCCCGGTATGCCGGGGATGCCAGGCATGGGCGGTGGCAACAAGAAGAAGGCCAAGGCCCAGGCCAAGAAGGCGAAGAAGGGCAAGCAGCGCAGCGGCAACCCGATGAAGGCCCGCCAGCAGGAGGCCGAGCGCGCCGCGGAGCGCCAGCGCAGGCAGGAGGAGGGCGGCCAGCAGATGCCGCAGCTGCCCCCGGGCCTGGGCGGCGCCGGCCAGTCGCAGCTCCCGCCCGGCCTGGGCGGTCCCGCCATGCCGGACCTGTCGGACTTCAAGTTCCCCAAGAAGTAG
- a CDS encoding DNA-processing protein DprA has protein sequence MTVRAEEEADARARACLTVVAPPGDPWLGELLAEYGAARVWADLVAGGPAPPAPHEEGAPGGPEEPARLERRWARWSARAGRVDPDGLLSDSAEAGIRFVAPGDPEWPGRLESLDLPGGRRSHGLWVRGRGDLRHLCLRSAALVGARAATPYGEHVAAELAYGLAERSVVVVSGGAYGIDGAAHRAAQAAGTTVVVLACGLDVSYPRGHAGLFADVARRGVLVSERPVRSTPRAPDFLIRNRLIAALTPGTVVVEAGRRSGALNTAAHATELNRALMAVPGPVTSALSVGCHMLLRDWQATCVTCADDVVAQVVPLGEERAGTPRLEAALDADTRRVLHAVPRRGAGTATIAARSEGTLEGTMRALGMLAAAGLVERCPTGWRTSR, from the coding sequence GTGACGGTACGCGCTGAGGAGGAGGCCGACGCCCGGGCACGGGCGTGCCTCACGGTGGTGGCGCCACCGGGGGACCCGTGGCTGGGGGAGCTGCTCGCGGAATACGGCGCGGCGCGGGTGTGGGCCGACCTCGTGGCGGGCGGGCCCGCGCCGCCGGCACCGCACGAGGAGGGGGCTCCGGGCGGCCCGGAGGAGCCGGCGCGGCTGGAGCGGCGCTGGGCACGCTGGAGTGCCCGAGCGGGACGGGTGGACCCGGACGGCCTGCTCAGCGACTCGGCGGAGGCGGGGATCCGCTTCGTGGCGCCGGGCGACCCGGAATGGCCGGGACGGCTGGAGTCGCTGGACCTGCCCGGCGGACGGCGCTCGCACGGCCTGTGGGTACGCGGCCGGGGCGACCTGCGCCACCTGTGCCTGCGCTCGGCGGCGCTGGTGGGGGCGCGGGCGGCGACGCCCTACGGCGAGCACGTCGCCGCGGAGCTGGCCTACGGGCTGGCCGAGCGCTCCGTGGTCGTGGTCTCCGGCGGGGCGTACGGCATCGACGGTGCCGCGCACCGGGCCGCGCAGGCCGCCGGAACCACCGTGGTGGTCCTCGCCTGCGGGTTGGACGTGAGCTATCCGCGCGGACACGCCGGACTGTTCGCGGACGTGGCACGGCGCGGGGTGCTGGTGAGCGAGCGGCCGGTGCGCTCCACGCCGCGGGCCCCGGACTTCCTGATCCGCAATCGGCTGATCGCGGCGCTCACCCCGGGCACCGTGGTGGTGGAGGCCGGTCGGCGCAGCGGAGCGCTCAACACCGCCGCGCACGCCACGGAGCTCAACCGTGCGTTGATGGCTGTTCCCGGCCCGGTCACCTCGGCGCTGTCCGTGGGCTGCCACATGCTCCTGCGCGACTGGCAGGCCACCTGCGTGACCTGCGCCGACGACGTGGTCGCCCAGGTGGTGCCGCTGGGGGAGGAGCGAGCGGGGACGCCCCGCCTGGAGGCCGCGCTGGACGCCGACACCCGACGGGTGCTGCACGCGGTGCCCCGCAGGGGCGCGGGCACCGCGACGATCGCGGCGCGCAGCGAGGGCACTCTGGAGGGCACGATGCGCGCGCTGGGGATGCTGGCCGCCGCCGGCCTGGTGGAGCGGTGCCCGACCGGCTGGCGGACCTCGCGGTGA
- the rimM gene encoding ribosome maturation factor RimM (Essential for efficient processing of 16S rRNA) — protein MRLVVGRIGRAHGIRGDVAVDVRTDDPAARFAVGAALDTDPAAAGPLRVRSTRRHSGRLLVRFEGIDDRDAAEALRGTALLVDSADIAPLDDPDEFHDHELIGLAVRTAAGAAVGTVDDVLHHAQDLLVVTTAEGDEVLVPFVAALVPEVDTEQGHIVIDPPPGLLDLHTAD, from the coding sequence ATGCGACTCGTGGTGGGCCGGATCGGCCGCGCGCACGGTATCCGCGGCGACGTCGCCGTCGACGTGCGCACCGACGACCCCGCGGCCAGGTTCGCCGTCGGAGCGGCTCTGGACACCGACCCGGCCGCCGCCGGGCCGCTGCGCGTCAGATCCACACGGCGCCACAGCGGCCGCCTGCTCGTGCGCTTCGAGGGGATCGACGACCGGGACGCGGCCGAGGCGCTGCGGGGTACCGCGCTCCTGGTGGACTCCGCCGACATCGCCCCCCTGGACGACCCGGACGAGTTCCACGACCACGAGCTGATCGGCCTCGCGGTCCGGACGGCCGCCGGTGCCGCCGTCGGTACCGTCGACGACGTCCTGCACCACGCCCAGGACCTGCTGGTCGTGACCACCGCCGAGGGTGACGAGGTGCTGGTGCCGTTCGTGGCCGCGCTGGTCCCCGAGGTCGACACCGAGCAGGGGCACATCGTCATCGACCCGCCGCCCGGCCTGCTCGACCTGCACACAGCCGACTGA
- the lepB gene encoding signal peptidase I, which translates to MSDDDRGPGADGESDADSDHGGPEEHSSATGSRVPPHSGASGVSDADGREPEERADAEMTKSQNSAEKGSFWKELPILIVIALVLAFVIRTWVMQAFYIPSSSMENTLLIGDRVLVNKLVYQVRDIDRGEVVVFDGDGSWDDPNTVVIPESSNPVARGFTWVQQQLGAAPTGKEYIKRVIGLPGDVVECCDEQNRVLVNGVPLEEDVYLYPGSVASHTEFGPIEVPEDHLWVMGDHRAISYDSRLNQNNPGGGAVPIDHVVGRAFVIIWPFGQAGGLGVPDTFDQLNEDEE; encoded by the coding sequence ATGAGTGATGACGACAGGGGCCCCGGTGCCGACGGGGAGTCCGACGCGGACTCCGACCACGGCGGCCCGGAGGAGCACAGCTCCGCCACTGGCTCCCGAGTGCCACCGCACTCGGGAGCCAGTGGTGTCTCCGATGCCGATGGCCGGGAGCCTGAGGAGAGGGCGGACGCCGAGATGACCAAGTCCCAGAACAGTGCCGAGAAGGGGTCGTTCTGGAAGGAACTCCCGATCCTGATCGTGATCGCCCTGGTGTTGGCGTTCGTGATCAGGACCTGGGTGATGCAGGCGTTCTACATCCCTTCGTCCTCGATGGAGAACACGCTCCTGATCGGGGACCGTGTGCTCGTGAACAAGCTGGTGTACCAGGTCCGCGACATCGACCGCGGCGAGGTGGTCGTCTTCGACGGCGACGGGTCATGGGACGACCCGAACACCGTGGTGATCCCGGAGTCGAGCAACCCGGTCGCGCGCGGGTTCACGTGGGTGCAGCAGCAGCTGGGCGCCGCTCCCACGGGCAAGGAGTACATCAAGCGCGTGATCGGCCTGCCGGGCGACGTCGTGGAGTGCTGCGACGAGCAGAACCGGGTACTGGTCAACGGGGTTCCGCTGGAGGAGGACGTGTACCTCTATCCGGGCAGCGTGGCCAGCCACACCGAGTTCGGCCCGATCGAGGTGCCCGAGGACCACCTGTGGGTCATGGGCGACCACCGCGCGATCTCCTACGACTCGCGGCTGAACCAGAACAACCCCGGCGGCGGAGCGGTGCCCATCGACCACGTCGTGGGGCGTGCCTTCGTGATCATCTGGCCGTTCGGCCAGGCGGGCGGGCTGGGTGTCCCCGACACCTTCGACCAGCTCAACGAGGACGAAGAGTAG
- the rpsP gene encoding 30S ribosomal protein S16 — MAVKLKLKRMGKIRTPQYRIIVADARSKRDGKAIEEIGKYHPKEHPSLIEVDSERAQYWLSVGAQPSDAVKVLLRKTGDWQKFKGLAAPAPLKVAEAKDPEAKEAAFQAALKELVLPGAEKATKAKKTEKKADKPAEKPAETAEAEKSEGEA; from the coding sequence GTGGCTGTCAAACTGAAGCTCAAGCGTATGGGCAAGATCCGTACGCCCCAGTACCGCATCATCGTCGCCGACGCCCGCAGCAAGCGGGACGGCAAGGCGATCGAGGAGATCGGCAAGTACCACCCCAAGGAGCACCCGAGCCTGATCGAGGTCGACTCCGAGCGGGCCCAGTACTGGCTGTCCGTGGGCGCCCAGCCCTCCGACGCGGTCAAGGTCCTCCTGCGCAAGACCGGCGACTGGCAGAAGTTCAAGGGCCTCGCCGCTCCGGCTCCGCTCAAGGTCGCCGAGGCGAAGGACCCCGAGGCCAAGGAAGCCGCCTTCCAGGCCGCTCTGAAGGAGCTCGTGCTCCCGGGCGCCGAGAAGGCCACCAAGGCCAAGAAGACCGAGAAGAAGGCGGACAAGCCGGCTGAGAAGCCGGCCGAGACCGCCGAGGCCGAGAAGTCCGAGGGCGAGGCCTGA
- a CDS encoding RNA-binding protein, whose product MLEEALEHLVKGIVANSEDVQVRAKRLRKGKVLEVRVHADDLGKVIGRNGRTAKALRTVIGSLAGGRYVRVDLLDLHEVR is encoded by the coding sequence GTGCTGGAAGAGGCGCTTGAGCACCTCGTGAAGGGGATCGTCGCGAACTCCGAGGACGTCCAGGTGAGAGCCAAGCGGCTCCGCAAGGGCAAGGTCCTGGAGGTCCGCGTCCACGCCGACGACCTGGGCAAGGTGATCGGCCGCAACGGCCGCACCGCCAAGGCCCTCAGGACGGTCATCGGCTCGCTCGCGGGCGGCCGGTACGTCCGGGTGGACCTGCTGGACCTGCACGAAGTGCGCTGA
- a CDS encoding M23 family metallopeptidase, giving the protein MLLVSLLLFPFCLTRTAVADTVWHWPLDPPVQVVRGFDPPAQRWLPGHLGVDLAAEPGSPVRAAGTGRVHFAGSVGGTPLVSVAHGDLRTTYLPVESPLARGDPVAAGDPLGVLAASPTHCPHRSCLHWGLLRGGTHLDPLGLLGRGRVRLLPLDPAPHPW; this is encoded by the coding sequence GTGTTGCTCGTATCGCTCCTGCTGTTCCCCTTCTGCCTCACCCGAACCGCCGTCGCCGACACCGTCTGGCACTGGCCGCTGGACCCGCCCGTGCAGGTCGTGCGCGGGTTCGACCCGCCCGCACAGCGCTGGCTGCCCGGGCACCTGGGCGTGGACCTGGCCGCGGAGCCGGGCTCGCCGGTGCGTGCGGCCGGCACCGGCCGCGTGCACTTCGCCGGCAGCGTCGGTGGAACACCGCTGGTCAGCGTGGCGCACGGCGATCTGCGCACCACCTATCTCCCGGTGGAGTCGCCGCTCGCCCGAGGCGACCCCGTCGCAGCGGGCGACCCCCTGGGCGTCCTGGCCGCGTCACCGACGCACTGTCCGCACCGCTCCTGCCTGCACTGGGGCCTGCTGCGCGGTGGCACCCACCTCGACCCGCTCGGCCTCCTCGGGCGCGGCCGCGTCCGCCTGCTGCCGCTGGACCCGGCGCCGCACCCGTGGTGA
- a CDS encoding YraN family protein, whose product MDRRARGRQELGRRGEDVAVAFLERVGLRVVDRNWRIPAGEIDIVARDGRTLVVAEVKTRTSVRYGHPVEAVTPTRRRRLRRLGRAWADRHRVPARPLRVDGVGVLILDGRVFVSHERGMT is encoded by the coding sequence GTGGACCGACGGGCGAGGGGCCGACAGGAACTGGGCAGGCGCGGCGAGGACGTGGCCGTGGCCTTCCTCGAACGCGTCGGCCTGCGCGTGGTGGACCGCAACTGGCGGATCCCCGCGGGGGAGATCGACATCGTCGCCCGGGACGGCCGCACACTGGTCGTCGCCGAGGTCAAGACGCGTACCTCGGTGCGGTACGGCCACCCGGTCGAGGCCGTCACCCCCACCCGGCGGCGCAGACTGCGCCGTCTCGGTCGCGCGTGGGCCGACCGGCACCGCGTTCCCGCCCGGCCGCTGAGGGTGGACGGCGTCGGCGTGCTCATCCTGGACGGCCGCGTGTTCGTCTCCCATGAGCGGGGGATGACGTGA
- the rplS gene encoding 50S ribosomal protein L19 gives MHTAIQELEKAQLRTDVPEFRPGDTLNVHVRVTEGTRTRVQVFKGVVIRRQGAGNRETFTIRKVSYGVGVERTFPIHTPAIDKYEVAARGRVRRAKLYYLRELRGKAARIRERREPISK, from the coding sequence ATGCACACCGCCATTCAGGAGCTGGAGAAGGCTCAGCTTCGCACCGACGTCCCGGAGTTCCGTCCGGGTGACACGCTCAACGTTCACGTGCGCGTGACCGAGGGCACCCGTACCCGTGTCCAGGTCTTCAAGGGCGTCGTCATCCGCCGTCAGGGCGCGGGCAACCGCGAGACCTTCACCATTCGCAAGGTGAGCTACGGCGTGGGCGTGGAGCGCACCTTCCCGATCCACACCCCGGCCATCGACAAGTACGAGGTCGCCGCCCGCGGACGCGTGCGTCGCGCCAAGCTGTACTACCTGCGCGAGCTGCGCGGGAAGGCCGCCCGTATCCGCGAGCGCCGCGAGCCCATCTCCAAGTAG
- a CDS encoding DUF2469 domain-containing protein, producing the protein MSSEDLEKYEAEMELQLYREYRDVVGLFSYVVETERRFYLTNHVDLQPRSTENGEMYFEVGMEDAWVWDMYRPARFVRNVRVVTFKDVNVEEITKADLELPPTEGPAD; encoded by the coding sequence ATGAGTTCTGAGGACCTGGAGAAGTACGAGGCCGAGATGGAGCTCCAGCTCTATCGCGAGTACCGGGACGTCGTCGGGCTGTTCAGCTATGTGGTGGAGACGGAACGGCGCTTCTACCTCACCAACCACGTCGACCTCCAGCCGCGTTCCACCGAGAACGGGGAGATGTACTTCGAGGTCGGGATGGAGGACGCCTGGGTCTGGGACATGTACCGTCCGGCCCGGTTCGTCCGCAACGTCCGCGTGGTGACGTTCAAGGACGTCAACGTCGAGGAGATCACCAAGGCCGACCTGGAGCTGCCGCCCACCGAGGGCCCCGCGGACTGA
- a CDS encoding RidA family protein has protein sequence MAKAYSDARVADGPLLFVSGQTPQAPDGGIAGDIVGQTRQIFRNMETVLAAHGADLTHLVKLTYYLRHVADLDGLRPALIDCLPDGPRPAGTLVEVNGFVDPRFLVEIDAVACLPRS, from the coding sequence ATGGCCAAAGCGTACAGTGATGCCCGCGTGGCGGACGGCCCCCTGCTCTTCGTCTCCGGACAGACCCCTCAGGCACCCGACGGCGGCATCGCCGGCGACATCGTCGGCCAGACCCGGCAGATCTTTCGCAACATGGAGACGGTGCTGGCCGCCCACGGCGCCGACCTCACCCACCTGGTCAAGCTCACCTACTACCTGCGGCACGTCGCGGATCTGGACGGGCTCCGTCCGGCCCTGATCGACTGCCTGCCGGACGGGCCCCGCCCGGCGGGCACGCTGGTGGAGGTCAACGGGTTCGTCGATCCCCGCTTCCTCGTGGAGATCGACGCCGTCGCCTGCCTGCCCCGGAGCTGA
- a CDS encoding YifB family Mg chelatase-like AAA ATPase, which yields MTLARTHCVTLLGVRGHVVEVEVHLGGGDPGVTMVGLPDTALREARDRVRAALVNSGESWPTGQITVSLSPASLPKSGSLFDLAIAGAVLAAAGEVPPDRLEGTVLIAELGLDGRARPVPGVLPAVVSAIEQGHGRFVVAHGNAEEARLVPDAEVVPVGNLMELCDWLRGGEPPPDPPRAGVPRPREAADGGPDLADVLGQPVARRAVEIAAAGGHNLMMLGSPGTGKSLLAERLPTVLPELGPAEALEATAIHSVAGMLPAGSPLVTRPPFAAPHHTSSRAAIIGGGSGYPSPGWVSKAHRGVLFVDEAPQFGRGVLDSLREPLERGEVVLARAASTVSFPARFQLVMAANPCPCAKPGTLCTCPAGERRRYFSRLSGPLLDRIDLKVELQPVARAELLADRAFAESSAVVAARVGKARSRAAARLAHTPWSTNAEIPGARLRREFPVEPAAVRVLGRAMDQGLISARGVDRALRVAWTLADLAERDRPGEAEVTYAFALWSGRAW from the coding sequence ATGACGCTCGCCCGCACCCACTGCGTCACCCTGCTGGGCGTACGCGGCCACGTCGTCGAGGTGGAGGTCCACCTGGGCGGCGGGGATCCCGGGGTGACCATGGTGGGTCTGCCGGACACGGCTCTGAGGGAGGCCCGCGACCGGGTCCGCGCCGCCCTCGTCAACAGCGGAGAGTCCTGGCCCACCGGCCAGATCACCGTCAGCCTGTCCCCGGCCAGCCTGCCCAAGTCCGGCAGCCTCTTCGACCTCGCCATCGCGGGCGCGGTGCTCGCCGCCGCCGGAGAGGTGCCCCCGGACCGGTTGGAGGGCACCGTCCTCATCGCCGAGCTCGGCCTTGACGGCCGGGCCAGGCCGGTTCCCGGCGTGCTCCCGGCGGTGGTGTCGGCCATCGAGCAGGGCCACGGCCGCTTCGTCGTCGCGCACGGCAACGCGGAGGAGGCCCGGCTGGTGCCGGACGCCGAGGTGGTCCCGGTGGGCAACCTGATGGAGCTGTGCGACTGGCTGCGCGGCGGCGAACCGCCCCCGGACCCGCCGCGGGCCGGGGTGCCCCGCCCGCGCGAGGCCGCCGACGGCGGGCCGGACCTGGCCGACGTCCTGGGGCAGCCGGTGGCCCGGCGCGCCGTGGAGATCGCCGCGGCGGGCGGGCACAACCTGATGATGCTCGGTTCACCGGGGACCGGGAAGTCCCTGCTCGCCGAACGGCTGCCCACGGTCCTGCCGGAGCTGGGCCCCGCGGAGGCGCTGGAGGCCACGGCCATCCATTCGGTGGCCGGCATGCTCCCCGCGGGCTCGCCCCTGGTCACCAGGCCGCCGTTCGCGGCCCCGCACCACACCTCCAGCCGGGCCGCGATCATCGGCGGCGGCAGCGGCTACCCCAGTCCGGGATGGGTGTCCAAGGCCCATCGGGGCGTGCTGTTCGTCGATGAGGCCCCGCAGTTCGGCCGCGGCGTCCTGGACTCCCTGCGCGAACCGCTCGAACGCGGAGAGGTCGTCCTGGCCCGGGCCGCCTCCACGGTGTCGTTCCCGGCCCGCTTCCAGTTGGTGATGGCGGCCAATCCCTGTCCGTGCGCCAAACCGGGGACCCTGTGCACCTGCCCGGCGGGAGAGCGCCGACGGTACTTCTCCCGCCTGTCCGGGCCCCTGCTGGACCGGATCGACCTCAAGGTGGAGCTGCAACCGGTGGCCCGCGCCGAGCTGCTCGCGGACCGGGCCTTCGCGGAGTCCTCCGCGGTGGTCGCGGCCCGGGTGGGGAAGGCGCGGAGCAGAGCCGCCGCTCGCCTGGCGCATACTCCGTGGTCGACCAACGCGGAGATCCCGGGGGCCCGGTTGCGCCGGGAGTTCCCGGTGGAGCCGGCCGCCGTGCGGGTGCTGGGCCGTGCCATGGACCAGGGACTGATCAGCGCGCGGGGCGTCGACCGTGCGTTGAGGGTCGCCTGGACCCTAGCCGACCTCGCCGAACGCGACCGACCCGGTGAGGCGGAGGTGACCTATGCCTTCGCCCTGTGGTCGGGCCGGGCCTGGTGA